The following coding sequences are from one Pseudomonas mendocina window:
- a CDS encoding cyanate transporter: MKRQTLLLIAIVLLGLNLRPVLAAIGPLLDRIQLDTGLDHIGASLLTSLPVVIMGLGALAAGLLRKRLGERNGILVGVLLIALACLARGVLPDSSILIVTALLAGAGIAFVQALLPGLIKSRFAADSGRLIGFYSCAIMGGAAFGAALTPWLAQSIGWSWALASWTLPALLAAAVWRRAAPADALAASGNVPHLDVWRSPRAWLLMSFFGIGTAGYTLVLAWLPPYYTALGWSAQSSGLLLAALTLCEVFAGLLASSLLPRCPDRRVLLGVVLLALLTGLLGLMLAPLQLVVPICMLLGIGIGALFPLSLVVAQDHLDDPRQTGDLLAFVQGGGYLIAATAPFLAGLLRQYTADLRLSWLAMAAATLVLMGMATQFKPGSGRFHTRPPA; the protein is encoded by the coding sequence ATGAAGCGCCAGACCTTGCTGCTGATCGCCATCGTCCTGCTCGGCCTGAACCTGCGCCCGGTGCTGGCGGCCATCGGGCCACTGCTCGACCGTATCCAGCTCGACACAGGGCTGGATCATATCGGCGCCAGCCTGCTGACCAGCCTGCCGGTCGTCATCATGGGCCTCGGCGCTCTGGCCGCTGGTCTGCTGCGTAAACGCCTGGGCGAGCGCAACGGGATTCTCGTCGGCGTGCTGCTGATCGCCCTCGCCTGCCTGGCGCGCGGCGTGCTGCCCGATTCCAGCATCCTGATCGTCACCGCATTGCTGGCCGGCGCGGGGATCGCCTTCGTGCAAGCGCTGTTGCCGGGCCTGATCAAGTCGCGCTTTGCTGCGGACAGCGGCCGGCTGATCGGTTTCTACAGCTGCGCGATCATGGGGGGCGCGGCCTTCGGTGCGGCGCTGACGCCCTGGCTGGCACAGTCGATAGGATGGTCGTGGGCACTGGCGAGCTGGACATTGCCCGCCCTGCTCGCTGCAGCAGTCTGGCGCCGCGCAGCACCGGCGGATGCCTTGGCGGCATCAGGCAACGTGCCGCATCTGGATGTCTGGCGCTCGCCCAGAGCCTGGCTGCTGATGAGCTTCTTCGGCATCGGTACCGCCGGCTACACGCTGGTACTGGCCTGGCTGCCGCCCTACTACACCGCGCTGGGCTGGAGTGCGCAGTCCAGCGGTCTGCTGCTGGCTGCGCTGACGCTCTGCGAAGTATTCGCCGGCCTGCTGGCATCGAGCCTGCTGCCGCGCTGCCCGGATCGGCGCGTGTTGCTGGGCGTGGTATTGCTTGCGCTGCTGACAGGCCTGCTCGGCCTGATGCTCGCACCGCTGCAATTGGTGGTACCGATCTGCATGCTGCTAGGTATCGGCATCGGTGCACTGTTTCCGCTGTCGCTGGTAGTGGCCCAGGATCACCTGGACGACCCACGCCAGACTGGCGACCTGCTGGCCTTCGTGCAAGGCGGCGGCTACCTGATCGCCGCCACCGCACCATTCCTGGCAGGCCTGCTACGCCAGTACACCGCCGACCTGCGCCTGAGCTGGCTGGCAATGGCCGCCGCCACCCTGGTACTGATGGGCATGGCAACGCAGTTCAAGCCAGGCAGCGGACGCTTCCATACACGGCCCCCTGCCTAA
- the glyA gene encoding serine hydroxymethyltransferase, whose product MYDTALSLADFDPELAEAVRLEEGRQEDHVELIASENYASPLVMAMQNSVFTNKYAEGYPGKRYYSGCEHVDVAERLAVERLKALFDCDYANVQPHAGAQANAAVFLALTNPGDTVMGMNLAQGGHLTHGNPSNFSGRHYRIVPYGLDPETGLIDYDEMERIALETRPKMLIGGFSAYSRYKDWARMRAIADKVGAIFWVDMAHVAGLVAAGEYPSPLPHAHVVTSTTHKTLRGPRGGIILAKGQGEDFYKRLDSAVFPGIQGGPLMHVIAAKAIAFKEALLPEFKAYQRQVVSNARAMAAVLQQRGYRIVSGGTDNHLMLIDLSDKPYTGKEADAALSDAHITANKNSVPNDPRSPFVTSGLRIGTPAVTTRGFGIAECGRLAGWLCDVLDALEVGGEAQMEVRDRVRQDVTELCRRFPVYR is encoded by the coding sequence ATGTATGACACCGCTCTGAGCCTGGCCGATTTCGACCCCGAACTGGCCGAGGCCGTGCGCCTCGAAGAAGGCCGCCAGGAGGATCACGTCGAGCTGATCGCCTCCGAGAACTACGCCAGCCCGCTGGTCATGGCGATGCAGAACTCGGTGTTCACCAACAAGTACGCCGAAGGCTACCCCGGCAAGCGCTACTACAGCGGCTGCGAGCATGTGGACGTGGCCGAGCGTCTGGCCGTCGAACGGCTCAAGGCGTTGTTCGATTGCGACTACGCCAACGTCCAGCCGCACGCCGGGGCCCAGGCCAATGCGGCGGTATTCCTGGCGTTGACCAATCCAGGCGATACCGTGATGGGCATGAACCTGGCGCAGGGCGGCCACCTGACGCATGGCAATCCGTCCAACTTCTCCGGGCGCCACTATCGCATCGTGCCCTATGGCCTCGACCCCGAGACCGGTCTGATCGACTACGACGAGATGGAGCGCATCGCCCTGGAGACCCGGCCGAAGATGCTGATCGGCGGCTTCTCCGCCTATTCGCGCTACAAGGATTGGGCACGCATGCGCGCCATCGCCGACAAGGTAGGCGCGATCTTCTGGGTGGACATGGCGCATGTCGCCGGCCTGGTGGCCGCCGGTGAATACCCCAGCCCGCTGCCGCATGCCCATGTGGTTACCAGCACCACCCACAAGACCCTGCGCGGCCCGCGCGGCGGCATCATCCTGGCCAAGGGGCAGGGCGAGGATTTCTACAAACGGCTCGATTCGGCGGTATTCCCTGGTATCCAGGGTGGGCCGCTGATGCACGTCATCGCCGCCAAGGCGATAGCCTTCAAGGAGGCGCTGCTGCCCGAGTTCAAGGCATATCAGCGCCAGGTGGTCAGCAACGCCCGGGCCATGGCCGCCGTGCTGCAGCAGCGTGGTTATCGCATCGTCTCGGGCGGCACCGACAACCACCTGATGCTGATCGACCTGTCCGACAAGCCTTACACCGGCAAGGAGGCGGATGCGGCGCTGAGCGATGCGCATATCACCGCCAACAAGAACTCGGTGCCCAACGACCCGCGCTCGCCGTTCGTGACTTCGGGGCTGCGCATCGGCACGCCAGCCGTGACCACGCGCGGCTTCGGTATTGCCGAATGCGGACGCCTGGCCGGCTGGCTATGTGATGTGCTGGATGCGCTCGAGGTGGGTGGCGAAGCGCAAATGGAAGTGCGTGACCGGGTGCGCCAGGACGTGACGGAACTGTGCCGACGCTTTCCGGTTTATCGCTAG
- a CDS encoding aspartate aminotransferase family protein — protein sequence MPAAHSHLMRAYARQPVSFVRGSGALLWDEEGVEYLDAIAGVAVTSLGHAHPEIAAVIAEQAGMLLHTSNVFRIDWQERLGERLCALTGMQRVFFCNSGAEANEAALKLARLHGQRRGVAQPKILVMDNGFHGRTLGTLSASGNPAKQAGFEPLLDGFVRVPYDDIEAVRQAAERHPDIVAVLLEPVQGEGGIRVASIAYLRELRALCDQHGWLLMVDEIQSGMGRTGAWFGHQHAGISADVMTLAKALGNGVPIGACLARGAAADLFSPGLHGSTFGGNPMACRVAYSVLEIMQREHLPERAAVLGDRLLGRLQKALGDHPEVIAIRGQGLMVGIELNRPCKELVGRALPEQRLLITVTRDSTIRLLPPLICSEAQIDEIARRVARLLA from the coding sequence ATGCCTGCTGCCCATTCTCATCTGATGCGCGCCTATGCCCGCCAACCGGTGTCCTTCGTTCGCGGCAGCGGGGCGCTGCTATGGGATGAAGAGGGCGTCGAGTACCTCGATGCCATCGCCGGCGTGGCTGTCACCAGCCTGGGCCATGCTCACCCAGAGATCGCGGCGGTCATCGCCGAGCAGGCGGGGATGCTGCTGCACACCTCCAACGTCTTCCGTATCGACTGGCAGGAACGGCTGGGCGAGCGCCTGTGCGCGTTGACCGGGATGCAGCGCGTCTTCTTCTGCAACTCGGGCGCTGAGGCCAACGAGGCGGCCCTCAAGTTGGCACGCCTGCATGGCCAGCGTCGCGGCGTCGCCCAACCGAAGATTCTGGTGATGGACAACGGTTTTCATGGGCGCACCCTCGGCACGCTGTCCGCCTCGGGCAACCCGGCGAAGCAGGCCGGTTTCGAGCCCCTGCTCGATGGCTTCGTGCGTGTGCCCTACGACGATATCGAGGCCGTGCGCCAGGCCGCCGAACGGCACCCGGACATCGTGGCGGTGCTGCTCGAACCGGTGCAGGGCGAGGGCGGCATCCGCGTCGCCAGCATCGCCTACCTGCGCGAGCTGCGGGCCCTGTGCGATCAGCATGGCTGGCTGTTGATGGTCGATGAAATTCAGTCAGGCATGGGGCGCACAGGCGCCTGGTTCGGCCATCAGCATGCAGGTATCAGCGCCGACGTGATGACCCTGGCCAAGGCCCTGGGTAATGGTGTGCCGATTGGCGCCTGCCTGGCGCGCGGGGCGGCAGCTGATCTGTTCTCTCCGGGCCTGCACGGCTCCACTTTCGGCGGAAATCCCATGGCGTGCCGGGTGGCTTACAGCGTGCTCGAGATCATGCAGCGCGAGCACCTGCCGGAGCGCGCCGCTGTACTGGGTGACCGCCTGCTCGGGCGCTTGCAAAAGGCGCTGGGCGATCACCCCGAGGTCATTGCCATCCGAGGGCAGGGGCTGATGGTCGGCATCGAACTTAACAGGCCGTGCAAGGAACTGGTGGGACGGGCGCTTCCCGAACAGCGCCTGCTGATCACCGTCACCCGTGACAGCACGATTCGCCTGCTGCCGCCGCTGATCTGCAGCGAGGCGCAGATCGACGAGATCGCGCGGCGTGTCGCTCGGCTGCTGGCTTAG
- a CDS encoding YggS family pyridoxal phosphate-dependent enzyme, whose amino-acid sequence MPVPGATATHHDNHGRYPEAVSVEDFRHNLAEVQRRIEAACRRVDRDPATVRLLPVSKTKPETSLRMAYAAGCRMFGENKVQEAHGKWQAMQDLADLQWSVIGHLQTNKTKLVARFATEFQALDSLRLAEALDRRLQIEGRSLDVFVQVNSSGEASKYGLAPDDVAAFLQALPAFSALRIRGLMTLALFSSEAERVRQCFIRLRTLRDQLRQVAPAGVELDALSMGMSGDFEIAIEEGATVVRVGQAIFGARPLPDSHYWPGAVSDEQP is encoded by the coding sequence ATGCCGGTACCTGGCGCGACAGCGACTCACCACGACAACCACGGGCGCTATCCCGAGGCCGTTTCGGTCGAGGATTTTCGCCACAACCTGGCCGAGGTGCAGCGGCGTATCGAGGCGGCTTGCCGGCGTGTCGATCGCGACCCGGCCACGGTGCGCCTGCTGCCGGTGAGCAAGACCAAGCCCGAAACCAGCCTGCGTATGGCCTATGCCGCCGGTTGCCGGATGTTCGGCGAGAACAAGGTGCAGGAGGCCCATGGCAAGTGGCAGGCCATGCAGGATCTGGCCGATCTGCAATGGTCGGTCATCGGCCATCTGCAAACCAACAAGACCAAGCTGGTGGCGCGCTTCGCCACGGAGTTCCAGGCACTGGACAGTCTGCGTCTGGCCGAGGCACTGGATCGTCGTCTGCAGATCGAGGGGCGTTCGCTGGACGTGTTCGTGCAGGTCAACAGCTCCGGCGAAGCCAGCAAGTACGGCCTGGCTCCGGACGATGTAGCGGCCTTCCTTCAGGCACTGCCGGCGTTCTCCGCATTGCGCATACGCGGGTTGATGACGCTGGCGCTGTTCTCCAGCGAGGCCGAGCGGGTGCGCCAGTGCTTCATCCGTTTACGCACCCTGCGTGACCAGTTGCGTCAGGTCGCACCTGCTGGCGTCGAGCTGGATGCGCTGTCGATGGGCATGTCCGGCGATTTCGAGATCGCCATCGAGGAGGGCGCCACGGTAGTGCGCGTCGGCCAGGCGATCTTCGGTGCCCGCCCGTTGCCGGACAGCCACTACTGGCCAGGCGCTGTATCCGATGAACAGCCATGA
- a CDS encoding benzoate/H(+) symporter BenE family transporter, with translation MSANPSSSSIRFGDLTHPVVAGLISVIVNYGGTFILVFQAAKVAGLSPELTASWVWSISIGVGVTGILLSWIARAPIITAWSTPAAAFLVTALATTPYAEAVGAYLISAAAFVLLGLSGWFERVIRLIPPGVAAGLLAGILLQFGIGAFASVSLDPLLAGLLIIVYLVFKRFSGRYAVVGILLLGLAFLLLQARVDLSAVSLTLAAPVFTMPAFSLNALLSVALPLFLITLTGQYMPGMLVLRNDGFTTSANPIVTITGLGSLLMAPFGSHAFNLAAITAAICTGREAHEDSSKRWIAGIAAGVLYILVGVFGVTLAAVFMAFPATFISTLAGLALLGTIGGSLASAMIDAKTREASLITFLAAAANINLLGIGGAFWGLVIGLLAYAVLNARWSQPVAQPTAAELPLNKGAN, from the coding sequence ATGTCTGCCAATCCTTCGTCTTCGTCCATCCGCTTTGGCGATCTCACCCATCCCGTCGTGGCGGGGCTGATCTCGGTCATCGTCAACTACGGCGGCACCTTCATTCTGGTGTTCCAGGCTGCCAAGGTGGCAGGCCTCAGTCCTGAGCTGACGGCTTCCTGGGTGTGGTCGATCTCCATTGGTGTGGGCGTGACGGGCATCCTACTGAGCTGGATTGCCCGAGCGCCGATCATCACCGCCTGGTCGACGCCTGCCGCGGCATTTCTGGTGACGGCGCTGGCGACCACGCCTTACGCCGAGGCCGTGGGTGCCTACCTGATCTCGGCGGCGGCCTTCGTCCTGCTGGGCTTGTCGGGCTGGTTCGAGCGGGTCATCCGCCTGATTCCGCCAGGCGTGGCGGCTGGTTTGCTGGCGGGCATCCTGCTGCAGTTCGGCATCGGTGCGTTTGCCAGTGTCAGCCTCGACCCGTTGCTGGCTGGGCTGTTGATCATCGTCTACCTGGTATTCAAGCGTTTCAGCGGCCGTTATGCGGTGGTCGGCATCCTGTTGCTGGGCCTGGCCTTTCTACTGTTGCAGGCGCGTGTCGACCTGTCGGCAGTGAGCCTGACACTGGCGGCGCCGGTGTTCACCATGCCGGCGTTTTCGCTCAACGCGCTGCTGAGCGTGGCGCTGCCACTGTTCCTGATCACCCTGACCGGGCAATACATGCCCGGCATGCTGGTGTTGCGCAACGATGGTTTCACCACCAGCGCCAATCCCATCGTCACCATCACCGGGCTCGGTTCCTTGTTGATGGCACCATTCGGCTCGCACGCCTTCAATCTCGCTGCAATCACCGCGGCCATCTGTACCGGGCGTGAGGCTCACGAAGACTCCTCCAAACGCTGGATCGCCGGTATCGCTGCCGGGGTGCTGTACATCCTGGTCGGCGTATTCGGCGTCACCCTTGCGGCGGTGTTCATGGCGTTTCCGGCGACCTTTATCAGCACGCTGGCCGGCCTGGCACTGCTCGGCACCATCGGCGGCAGCCTGGCCAGCGCCATGATCGATGCGAAGACCCGCGAGGCATCGCTGATCACCTTTCTGGCGGCGGCCGCCAACATCAACCTGCTGGGCATCGGCGGTGCGTTCTGGGGGCTGGTGATCGGCTTGCTGGCTTACGCCGTACTCAATGCCCGCTGGTCGCAACCCGTGGCGCAGCCCACGGCGGCAGAGCTGCCCTTGAACAAGGGGGCGAACTGA
- a CDS encoding PLP-dependent aminotransferase family protein encodes MFKHAQLESVKAWIGDPAHGGQPLHLRVQRAIRQLILDGVLDVGKPLPASRALAKSLEVSRDTVEAAYGQLHAEGFIERRVGSGSFVSPRTQRLPGRGRARHTPSRQALPRLSQRGDAMFANGGVRDFLMPRPFAPGVPETRNFPLQTWERLQRQVLKEYGHQALLHSPPQGVETLRRAIADYINLERGASATAERVLILTSSQQALTLCATVLLDAGERIFIEDPAYHGARKAFEAAGLECVPVPLDEHGMQVERLNHEGESARAVFLTPSHQFPTGATLALDRRLAIIEWAQRQQGWIIEDDYDSEFHYAGKPTACVQGLDPHERTIYIGTFTKSLFPGLRIGYMVLPPQLVAPMTVARTLLDGHSAPIPQLTLARFIEGGHFGAHIRTMRAVYAERRDVLARLVREHLSEFVETQVPGGGMQMPCTFIRDIDEDELVAAARQAGIDLLGLSALHATPQRTAGFLMGFAAHAPHELEPAVKKLAGLLRARCG; translated from the coding sequence TTGTTCAAACATGCCCAGCTCGAGTCCGTCAAAGCCTGGATCGGCGACCCAGCGCATGGCGGTCAGCCCCTGCACTTGCGCGTGCAGCGGGCGATTCGTCAGTTGATCCTCGATGGCGTACTCGATGTGGGCAAGCCATTGCCGGCATCACGTGCCCTGGCCAAATCCCTGGAGGTATCGCGCGATACGGTCGAAGCGGCCTACGGCCAGTTGCATGCAGAAGGTTTCATCGAGCGCCGCGTCGGTAGCGGCAGCTTCGTCTCGCCACGCACCCAGCGCCTGCCTGGGCGTGGCAGGGCCAGGCACACGCCATCGCGCCAGGCACTGCCACGTCTCAGCCAGCGCGGCGATGCCATGTTCGCGAACGGTGGTGTGCGCGATTTTCTGATGCCACGCCCATTCGCCCCTGGTGTGCCGGAGACGCGCAACTTTCCCCTGCAGACCTGGGAGCGCCTGCAGCGCCAGGTACTCAAGGAGTATGGCCATCAAGCGCTGCTGCACAGCCCGCCACAAGGCGTGGAGACACTGCGCCGCGCCATCGCCGACTACATCAACCTCGAACGAGGCGCCAGCGCCACGGCAGAACGCGTGCTGATCCTCACCAGCTCGCAGCAGGCGCTGACCCTGTGCGCCACTGTGTTGCTCGATGCGGGCGAGCGCATCTTCATCGAAGACCCGGCCTACCACGGCGCACGCAAAGCCTTCGAGGCGGCCGGCCTCGAGTGCGTGCCGGTGCCGCTGGATGAACACGGCATGCAGGTGGAGCGACTGAACCACGAGGGCGAATCCGCCAGGGCGGTGTTCCTCACCCCGTCGCACCAGTTCCCGACGGGCGCGACGCTAGCACTGGATCGCCGCCTGGCCATCATCGAATGGGCGCAGCGTCAGCAAGGCTGGATCATCGAAGACGACTACGACAGCGAATTCCACTACGCCGGCAAACCCACGGCCTGCGTGCAGGGGCTCGACCCGCACGAACGCACGATCTACATCGGCACCTTCACCAAATCGCTGTTTCCCGGCCTGCGCATCGGCTACATGGTGCTGCCGCCACAACTGGTCGCACCCATGACCGTCGCCCGCACCCTGCTCGACGGGCACAGCGCACCGATCCCGCAGCTCACCCTCGCCCGCTTCATCGAGGGCGGTCACTTCGGCGCGCACATCCGCACCATGCGCGCCGTCTATGCCGAACGCCGCGATGTGCTGGCGCGCCTGGTGCGTGAGCACCTCAGCGAGTTCGTCGAAACTCAGGTACCCGGTGGCGGCATGCAGATGCCCTGCACGTTCATCCGCGACATCGACGAAGACGAACTGGTGGCAGCCGCACGCCAGGCCGGCATCGACCTGCTGGGGCTCAGCGCCCTGCACGCCACGCCGCAGCGCACGGCAGGCTTCCTCATGGGCTTCGCCGCCCACGCGCCGCACGAGCTGGAGCCTGCGGTGAAGAAGCTGGCCGGCCTGCTGCGTGCCAGGTGCGGTTGA
- the fadD1 gene encoding long-chain-fatty-acid--CoA ligase FadD1 yields MTENFWKDKYPVGVAAEINPDQYPNILAVLKESCQRFADKPAFSNLGKTITYGEIYKLSGDFAAYLQKHTDLKPGDRIAVQLPNVLQYPIVVFGAMRAGLVVVNTNPLYTAREMEHQFNDSGAKALICLANMAHLAEQVVPKTGVKTVIVTEVGDMLPTFKRLLVNAVIKHVKKMVPAYNLPKAVKFNDALTKGRGQSFSEANPSNDDIAVLQYTGGTTGVAKGAMLTHRNLVANMLQVKELMGANLNEGCEVLIAPLPLYHIYAFTFHCMAMMLIGGHNILLTNPRDLPAVIKDLAKYRFTGFVGLNTLFVALCNNEDFRKLDFSSLKLTVSGGMALQLATAERWKDVTGCAICEGFGMTETSPVATVNPFSAIQLGTIGIPVPSTLCKIINDEGQELAIGEIGELCVKGPQVMKGYWQRQEATDEILDADGWLKTGDIGLIQEDGYLRIVDRKKDMILVSGFNVYPNELEDVLATLPGVLQCAAIGVPDEKSGEAIKVFVVVKPGESVTKEQVMEHMRANLTGYKVPKAVEFRDVLPTTNVGKILRRELRDEELKKLGKK; encoded by the coding sequence ATGACCGAAAACTTCTGGAAGGACAAGTATCCCGTTGGGGTCGCTGCCGAAATCAATCCCGACCAGTACCCGAACATCCTCGCGGTACTGAAAGAGTCCTGCCAACGCTTCGCCGACAAGCCTGCTTTCAGCAACCTGGGCAAGACCATCACCTACGGCGAGATCTACAAGCTCTCCGGTGATTTCGCTGCCTACCTGCAGAAACACACCGATCTCAAGCCTGGCGACCGTATCGCCGTGCAACTGCCCAACGTGTTGCAGTACCCCATCGTGGTGTTCGGTGCCATGCGCGCCGGCCTGGTGGTGGTCAACACCAACCCGCTGTACACCGCGCGGGAAATGGAGCACCAGTTCAACGACTCCGGCGCCAAGGCGCTGATCTGCCTGGCCAACATGGCGCACCTGGCCGAGCAGGTCGTACCCAAGACCGGCGTCAAGACCGTGATCGTCACCGAAGTCGGCGACATGCTGCCGACCTTCAAGCGTCTGCTGGTCAATGCCGTGATCAAGCACGTGAAGAAGATGGTGCCGGCGTACAACCTGCCCAAGGCGGTCAAGTTCAACGATGCCCTGACCAAGGGCCGTGGTCAGTCCTTCAGCGAAGCCAACCCGAGCAACGACGACATCGCCGTGCTGCAGTACACCGGTGGCACCACGGGTGTCGCCAAGGGCGCGATGCTGACCCATCGCAACCTGGTGGCCAACATGCTGCAGGTCAAGGAGCTGATGGGCGCCAACCTCAATGAAGGTTGCGAGGTGCTGATCGCGCCGCTGCCGCTGTACCACATCTACGCCTTCACCTTCCATTGCATGGCGATGATGCTGATCGGTGGCCACAACATCCTGCTGACCAACCCGCGCGATCTGCCGGCGGTGATCAAGGATCTGGCCAAGTACCGCTTCACTGGTTTCGTCGGCCTCAACACCCTGTTCGTTGCCCTGTGCAACAACGAGGACTTCCGCAAGCTGGACTTCTCCAGCCTGAAGCTCACCGTATCCGGCGGCATGGCCCTGCAACTGGCCACCGCCGAGCGCTGGAAGGACGTCACCGGTTGCGCCATCTGCGAAGGCTTCGGCATGACCGAGACCAGCCCGGTGGCTACCGTGAACCCATTCAGTGCCATCCAGCTGGGCACCATCGGCATTCCGGTGCCTTCGACCCTGTGCAAGATCATCAACGACGAGGGCCAGGAGCTGGCCATCGGCGAGATCGGCGAGCTGTGCGTGAAAGGCCCGCAGGTGATGAAGGGCTACTGGCAGCGCCAGGAAGCCACCGATGAAATCCTCGACGCCGACGGTTGGTTGAAGACCGGCGACATCGGCCTGATCCAGGAAGATGGCTACCTGCGTATCGTCGACCGCAAGAAGGACATGATTCTGGTGTCCGGCTTCAACGTCTACCCGAACGAACTGGAAGACGTGCTCGCCACCCTGCCTGGCGTGCTGCAATGCGCCGCCATCGGTGTGCCGGACGAGAAATCCGGTGAGGCGATCAAGGTGTTCGTGGTGGTCAAGCCGGGAGAGAGCGTGACCAAGGAGCAGGTGATGGAGCACATGCGCGCCAACCTCACTGGCTACAAGGTGCCCAAGGCCGTCGAGTTCCGCGATGTGCTGCCGACCACCAACGTCGGCAAGATCCTGCGCCGCGAACTGCGTGACGAAGAGCTGAAGAAGCTGGGCAAGAAGTGA
- the fadD2 gene encoding long-chain-fatty-acid--CoA ligase FadD2, with amino-acid sequence MQPDFWNDKRPAGVPNDIDMASYKSVIEVFERSCKKFADRPAFSNLGVTLTYAELDRLSAAFAAYLQKHTDLKPGERIAVQMPNVLQYPIAVFGAMRAGLIVVNTNPLYTAREMRHQFKDAGVRALVYLNMFGKLVQEVLPDTEIDYLIEAKMGDLLPSLKGWLVNTVVKKVKKMVPDYHLPQAIAFKQVLKQGHGQALTPVKASHDDIAVLQYTGGTTGVAKGAMLTHGNLVANMLQVDACLSQLGDDGTPLMKQGQEIMIAPLPLYHIYAFTANCMCMMVNGNHNVLITNPRDIPGFVKELGKWKFSALLGLNTLFVALMDHPDFKNLDFSNLKVTNSGGTALVKATAERWQAMTGCTVVEGYGLTETSPVASTNPYGDKARLGTVGIPVPGTAFKVIDDDGNELSTGERGELCIKGPQVMKGYWQREEATAEVLDAEGWFKTGDIAVIDPDGFVRIVDRKKDMIIVSGFNVYPNEIEDVVMAHPKVASCAAIGVPDEKSGEAVKLFVVPRDGGVTAEELKAYCKENFTGYKVPKHIVFKDALPMTPVGKILRRELRDIA; translated from the coding sequence ATGCAACCTGATTTCTGGAACGACAAACGCCCGGCCGGCGTGCCTAACGATATCGATATGGCCAGCTACAAGTCGGTGATCGAGGTGTTCGAGCGTTCATGCAAGAAGTTCGCTGACCGCCCGGCCTTCAGCAACCTGGGCGTGACCCTGACCTACGCCGAACTGGATCGCCTGTCCGCGGCCTTCGCCGCTTATCTGCAGAAGCACACCGATCTCAAGCCGGGCGAGCGCATCGCCGTGCAGATGCCCAACGTGTTGCAGTATCCGATCGCCGTGTTCGGCGCCATGCGTGCTGGCCTGATCGTGGTCAACACCAACCCGCTGTACACCGCCCGCGAGATGCGCCACCAGTTCAAGGATGCCGGTGTACGCGCGCTGGTTTACCTGAACATGTTCGGCAAGCTGGTGCAGGAAGTGCTGCCGGACACCGAGATCGACTACCTGATCGAAGCCAAGATGGGCGACCTGCTGCCGAGCCTCAAGGGCTGGTTGGTCAACACCGTGGTGAAGAAGGTCAAGAAGATGGTGCCCGACTACCATCTGCCCCAGGCCATTGCCTTCAAGCAGGTGCTCAAGCAGGGCCATGGTCAGGCGCTGACGCCGGTCAAGGCCAGCCATGACGACATCGCCGTGCTGCAGTACACCGGTGGCACCACCGGCGTGGCCAAGGGCGCGATGCTCACCCACGGCAACCTGGTGGCCAACATGCTCCAGGTCGATGCCTGCCTGTCCCAGCTCGGCGACGACGGCACGCCGCTGATGAAGCAGGGCCAGGAGATCATGATCGCGCCGCTGCCGCTGTACCACATCTATGCCTTCACCGCGAACTGCATGTGCATGATGGTCAACGGCAACCACAACGTGCTGATCACCAACCCGCGTGACATCCCCGGCTTCGTCAAGGAACTGGGCAAGTGGAAGTTCTCCGCGTTGCTGGGCCTGAATACCCTGTTCGTCGCGCTGATGGATCACCCGGACTTCAAGAACCTCGACTTCTCCAACCTCAAGGTCACCAACTCCGGGGGTACTGCGCTGGTCAAGGCGACCGCCGAGCGTTGGCAGGCCATGACCGGCTGCACCGTGGTGGAAGGCTACGGCCTGACCGAGACCTCGCCCGTAGCCAGCACCAACCCCTACGGCGACAAGGCGCGCCTGGGTACCGTCGGCATTCCGGTGCCGGGCACGGCGTTCAAGGTGATCGACGACGACGGCAACGAGCTGTCCACGGGCGAGCGTGGCGAGCTGTGCATCAAGGGCCCGCAAGTGATGAAGGGCTACTGGCAGCGCGAGGAAGCCACCGCGGAGGTGCTCGACGCCGAGGGCTGGTTCAAGACCGGCGATATCGCCGTGATCGACCCGGACGGCTTCGTGCGCATCGTCGACCGCAAGAAGGACATGATCATCGTCTCGGGTTTCAACGTGTATCCCAACGAGATCGAAGACGTGGTCATGGCGCATCCGAAAGTCGCCAGCTGCGCGGCCATCGGTGTGCCGGACGAGAAGTCCGGGGAGGCGGTCAAACTGTTCGTGGTGCCGCGTGACGGCGGCGTCACCGCGGAAGAGCTCAAGGCCTACTGCAAGGAAAACTTCACCGGCTACAAGGTGCCCAAGCACATCGTGTTCAAGGATGCCTTGCCGATGACCCCGGTCGGCAAGATCCTGCGTCGCGAGCTGCGCGACATCGCCTGA